A region from the Canis aureus isolate CA01 chromosome 10, VMU_Caureus_v.1.0, whole genome shotgun sequence genome encodes:
- the CCL19 gene encoding C-C motif chemokine 19 has protein sequence MASQAAVLLALSLLLLWTSPALGGANDAEDCCLSVTQRPIPGNIVRAFHYLLIKDGCRLPAVVFTTLKGRQLCAPPDQPWVDRIIRRLQKNSAKNKGHSS, from the exons ATGGCATCCCAAGCAGCTGTGCTACTGGCCCTCAGCCTGCTGCTCCTCTGGACCTCCCCTG ctctgggtggtGCCAATGATGCTGAAGACTGCTGCCTTTCTGTAACCCAGCGTCCCATCCCTGGGAATATCGTGCGAGCCTTTCACTACCTCCTCATCAAGGATGGCTGTAGACTGCCTGCCGTTGT GTTCACCACACTGAAGGGTCGCCAGCTCTGTGCACCCCCAGACCAGCCCTGGGTGGACCGCATCATCCGGAGACTGCAGAAGAACTCTGCAAAG AACAAGGGCCACAGCAGTTAG